The region CGTACGAACTCTGGGCGTATCGCCGCCGTCGAGTACCCGTTCGGCGTCGTCGACGGGGACGGTTGCTGTGCGGTAGACACCGTCTCGAGTACCGATGAGGACCGCCATAGCGTGCGTACGTGCGCCGACCGCGTAATACCGAGGGGTGATCTCCCACGGACTGCCACCAATACCGTGCGTCGGTATCGTCTCTAGATGGCGGCGAGACGTGAGCGGTGACTCGGTGTCGGCTCCCGGGTCACGATGCGCCGATGGCCGACGGGCCGGGCGGGGAAGAACGCATCAGCACGGCGATAGAAGAACCGCACCGGGCGACAGCCGCTGTCCGACCTGCGAGGAGCGGTCCGGGAAGGCGGGACCGAATCCAACCGAGACGCTCGCAGGGACGCGGTAGCCTGGGTCTACAGATGAACAAGGCGAGGCCTCGGGGTCGTTTGGAAGCTCTTCGATCTTCCGTGATGACGAGGGAGCGACGCGCTCTCGAACCACTCGACCCCGAGGCGGTTCACGCCGGCTATCGCAGTCGTTGGTACGTGTTAGAAACGTCGTACAGGGCGGGACTGTTCGACGCGCCGTGACGACACCGGCGTCAGCGACGGGTTTCGATATGCCGGCCGATCCGCTCGAGACCCGCCTCGAGCTCGTCGGCGTGGAGGCCGAACCCGATTCGGAACCGGTTCGGATACCCGAAGACGTCACCGGGTGCGAGGACGACGCTCTCGGCGTCGAACAGCGAGCGACAGAACGCAGTCCCGTGTTCGAACCCGTCGGGAACTGTCGGAAATCCGTTGACGCCCGTCGGTTCGAACCAGTCGAGATCGTAGCGCCCGACGAATTCGGCGACGCGTTCCCGGTTCGCCCGTGCGTGGGTACGGTTCGCCTCGAGGATGGCGGCCTCTTGGCCACCGAGCGCCTGTCGAGCGATGTGCTGCCCGAGAATCGGCGGTGAAATAGTCGTGTAATCCTTCCATTTACGTACTGTATCCGCCAGCTTCGTGTCCGCGACGACCCAGCCGAGACGCGCACCCGCGAGGCCGTACGACTTCGAGACGCCGGCGGTCGAAATCGCTCGGGGGCCGAGCGACGCGGCCGGGGCGTGGGGGTCGTCGGCGAGCATCCGGTACACTTCGTCGACGAGGAGGAACGCATCGTGCGCATCGACGAGGTCGTACAGCGCTCGCAGCGTCTCAGGGCCGAGGTACTTCCCGGTCGGATTGCTCGGATTGGCGAGTACGACGACTCGAGTGTCCGGGCGCATCGCCTCCGCGACGGCGTCGACGGGGAGATCCCAGTCCGGTGGTTCGGTTCGGACTTCGGTTACCTCGCCGATGGCGGCGGGGACGCTCGCGAGCGACTGATAGGTCGGCGAGACGACCACGCTGTGGTCCCCGTCGCCCAGGAGCGCCATGAACGTGAGGTAGTCCGCCTCTTGCGTTCCGCAGGTGAGAACCACTTCCTCGACGTCACGGTCGTACCGTGCAGCGATTTCGGCTCGGAACTCCGGGGACCCGTCAGTAGGGATCACGTACCCGAGTTCACCGACGTCGAGATCGAATCGATCGGCGGGAAGACTCCGAACACCGCTTTCAGCGAGCATCAGATCGGCGTCCGGCTCGTATTCGTCGAGCCACCGTTCCAACTCGAAGGGTGGTAACTCCATACGACCCCTCCACGGAGACGAACAATAGACCCTCCGTTCCCCACGGAACGACGCGCCCCGAAGGACGGTGACGCTTCCCCGCCCCTCTCCCGATTACCCCGACGGGATTTCGTCGGCCAACGCTGCTGGACACGTGCGCCACCGGAGCCGAGGTCCTTTCGCTCGTCGACGCTGCGGATTCCGCGGAACGGCGAGACGCGCGAGTACTGGACGAAGTGGACGGACGGGGGGATCGGAATCACCGAGCGTGGCGCTTTTTCTCCGACGGACGGGCCAGTTGCGTCGACGTACAGGCTCGTACGGGTGAGATAACAAATATCACAGGGGTCGAGCGCCGAAACATGGACGACCTCACGGGATTCCAACGAGACCTGTTGTACGTGATCGCCGGTGCCGACCAACCCTCCGGACAGGATGTCAAAGGGGAGATCGAGCAGTACTACAGCAACGACATCAATCACGGACGGCTGTATCCGAATCTCGACACCGTCGTGGAGAAAGACCTCATCGAAAAAGGGCAACTCGACAGGCGGACGAACTATTACGCGATTACCGACGACGGCGAGCGAGCCATCGCCGATCGTCGCGAGTGGGAGTCGCAGTACGTGGACGAGTGACCGGCCTCGTCGTGCTCGCTCGCGCTCTCGAATAGCGGTGGAACTGATACCACGAGCGACGTACGTCGATAGGGATCACGCCGCGTTCGCTGGTGGCGCGATGGGGTCGAAAATCGAGAGACCAAGGGCCGACGATGGGAAGGGGGACCATCGTCGGAAACCACGGTAGGGCGTCGGTAGGTGGGTGATTGGATCGCGGTCTGTCGCGCACAGCGGGTTGCGCGACAGATAACATGTTCGGGAGGACCGTTATCAACTTCTACCCGATTCCCAGTTGCTCGAAATCGTCCCGCCCGTTCGGTAGTGGCACCTCCACCCCACGACTACTGACGTGATAGCAAACGGCACGTATCGTCGGGGCCGGCGGGCTGTCGGAGACGAACCGTATTGCTACTGGAGTAGCGGAGCGGGCAGCACTCGATCCTGCGTTCGAACGACGGAGCGGCGACGTCGTTCGGTCAGCGATTGCGCTTCTCGGTCGAAACGGAATTAGACTCGATCCTCAACCCTGTCGATTAGGGCAGTGCTCCCGAAGTACGCCGGGACGTGCTGGTGGAGGTCATCCGGGGGGACGTCGAGAAGCGATCCGCGACCGGTCGATGCGCGTCCGCCTGCAGTCTCGACGAGGTGTGCGATCGGGTTCGCCTCGTACTGGAGTCGGAGGTCTCCGTTCGGACTGGACGACCGTTCGGGGTACCCGAGTAGTCCGCCGTCGACGAGAAGGTGGTCCACATCGCCGACCATCGCCCCGGTGTACCGAAGTTTATACTCGGCGTTCAGACCCTCCCAGAACGCTTTGATCGGGTCCGGCCACTCGTTCGTCGCCCCGGCGAATCCGCAGATGTGGTCTTCGTCGGGGAACGTAACGGGGACGGCGTCGACGATTTCGCCGTCGTCGATCGTGTATCTGGTCACCTCCCCGTCCACGGCGGCCGTCATCGTCGTGAGCGGCCCGTACAGGAGGAAGGCGCTTGCGACCAGATCGCGGCCGCTGGCCGGGAGCGGCGCATCGTACACTCCCACGACCGTTCCGACGACGTTGTTCGACCGGAGGTTCGACGAGCCGTCGAGCGGATCTACGGCGACGCTGTACCCGTCACCGACAGTCTCGATCGTCTCGCGCTCCTCGCTTGCGACGGCACCGACAGCGTCGAGTGAGGCTATCCGGTCACGAAATCGGCGATCGATCGCCAGATCCGCGGCGGACTGCGCGTCGCCGCTGGGGTTCTCCGTCGCGGTCGTTCCGGTTTTCGAGGCCGTTCGCAACTCCTCGCGGACGGCAGGCGTCACCGTCACGAGCGCGTCCACAATCGAGCTACGGCCGGTCATCGATTCGACCGACCTCCCGGGATCGCGTTCACTTCGGAACCGGATTGGCGAAACAACCTCATGAGAACAACCGCTTCAATCGGGCGAAGAGCCCCTTCGATGGATCACCGCCGAGCTGTTCGGGGTGCGCTTCGTTCGCCGAGTCGGTGTCGGAGTCGGACTCGGATTCGCGCGTGTGCGAAGCCGCCGTCTCGGCACGAGCTCCATCGCTGGCCCCGGTGACGCCGGTTTCGCCGGCGTCGGCGCGTTGCGCTGCGGTATCGATCAGTCCCTCCGGATCGTTGACGGCATCTTTTACGGTCCCTTTGACGAGCGGTTTCTCCTCGAATCGGCCGCGGCTGACCGACGTGTCCGCGGCGATGATCACCGCATCCGCGGCCGCGATGTCGCTGTCGGACAGTTCGTTTTCGGCCCCCATCGCACCCTGGACCTCGACTTCGATGTCGTGGCCCGCCGCTTCAGCGGTCGTCTCGAGATTCTCCGCTGCCATCTGACTGTGAGCGATACCTGTCGGACATGACGTGACTGCAACGAGTTTCATTGGTCGTGGGTTATGAATCGCGGCTTCGAATTCGTTCGCGTACCTGGTCGCTGGTGGTCGCTTCGAGCGCTCGAGACGCGTGTGCGACCGCCTCGTCGGCGTCGACCGACTGGACGGCGGCTTTCACCTCGGGAACGGTGACTGCGCTCATGCTCAATTCGTCGAGCCCGAGGCCGACGAGCAGCTCGGTCAGCTCGGGATCACCGGCCATCTCTCCGCACATGCCGATCCAGGCGTCGTTCTCGTGGGCCGCCTCGACGGCTCGATCGATGGCCCGCAACACGCTCGGCTGACGTGGATCCCTGATAGCGGACACGGTTTCGTTCTCGCGCGCCGCGGCCATGACGTACTGCGTGAGGTCGTTCGTCCCGACGCTGAAGAAATCCACTCGCTCGGCGAGTTCCGAAGCGACGAACACGGCACCGGGCGTCTCGATCATCACGCCAAGTTCGGGGATGGCGTAGTCGATACCGTCCGCAGCGAGGGCATCGGCAACTGCATCGACGGTTTTGATCGCGGCGTCGAGTTCCGCGACTGTCGTGACGAGCGGAAACATGACCGAGAGCCGGCCGTCACCGTCGGCGGCGGCTCGGAGTAGCGCCCGGACCTGCGTCTCGAAGAGTTCCGAGTCCGGGCCGAGCGATCGGCGGATTCCCCGCTCGCCCAGGAACGGATTGTCCTCCTCGGGCACGTCGAGGTAGGGGATCGGCTTGTCGCCACCGACGTCGAGCGTCCGAACGATTACGCGACCGTCCGGGAACGCCCCGAGTGCCTCCAGGTACGTCTCGTACTGTTCGTCCTCGTCCGGCGGTGCCTCGCGACCGAGAAACAGAAACTCCGTGCGGTAGAGACCGATGCCGTCGGCTCCCCGGTCCTTCGCGGCCTCGAGTTCGGCGGGCTGACCGACGTTCGCAGCGACCTCGATTTCGGCACCGTCGGCGGTCGCGACCGGCGCGTCGCGGATCTCGACCTCGCGGGCGGCCGCCGCCGCCTCGCGGCGCTCGTCGCTCGGATCGACGACGACCTCTCCGGTCTCGCCGTCGACGGCGACGGTCGCTCCGTCGTCGATGTCGCGTAGTTCGTCGCCGACGCCGACGACGGCCGGGAGGGCGAGCGACCGGGCGAAGATCGCGGCGTGCGACGTTCGTCCCCCGGTAACGGTGACGAATCCCGCGACGCGGTCGGGGTCGAGTCGGGCCGTGTCACTCGGTGTGAGTCGCTCGGCGAGGATCACCGCCCCCGCAGGCAGGTTGCCGAGGTCGGTCCGATCGCCGCCGGTGAGCAGCCGAATCAGCCGGTCCCGGATGTCGCGAAGGTCGTCGGCCCGCTCGGCCATCCGCCCCTCCATGCCTTCGAACTGCTCGATCGGATCGGCGAACGCTCGGTGGACGGCGTGCTCGGCAGGAAGACCGTCCGCGATGGCGCTCTCGGCCCCGTCGCCGATCTGCGGATCGTCGAGGAACTGCAGGTGGGCGTCGAATACCGCGGCCTCTTGCTCGCCGACGCGTTCGGCGGTTTGCTCGCGCTCGGATTCCAACTCCGAGCGGGCGGTATCGCGAGCGGCTTCGAACCGATCACGCTCGGTAGCCGGGTCGACGTCGACGTCGTCGGGGTCGGGGAGTTCGGCGTTCTGACTGTACCAGACGGCCGTCCCGACGCTCGAGCGGGGCGTCGCACCGGTTCCGGTGAGGGTTCGTTGAGACATCTGCTCAGTTGATCACGTGTTCACGTCGGCGAGTTCGTCCTCGGGCGTGGTCAACACTCGCTCGAGGGCGTCCAGGGTCGCCTCCTCGTCGGGACCGTCCGCGACGATCCGGACCTCCGCACCGCTCTCGACGCCGAGACTCGTGACGGCGATCATGCTGCCAGCGGGGGTGAGCTCCTCGTCGTCGGCGCGACCGATCCGGACGGTCGACTCGTGGTCGGTGACGGCTTCGACGAACGTGGCGGCGGGGCGGGCGTGGAGGCCGGCTTCGGGGACGACCGTGACGGTGCGTTCGCTACTCATGCGACCGCCTCCTTCAGGACGGCCTGTACGTCGTCGGGCGTCTCGGCCGCGGAGAGGTCATCGCGGACCTCGTCGTGCATGAGTGCCCGCGAGAGGGTGCTGAGGATCGCGAGGTGGTCGTCGGCGCCGGACTCGGGGACGAGGATCATGAAGACGAGCCGCGCGGGTTCGTCATCCATCGCCCCGAAATCGACGCCCTCATCGGAGCGGGTGAACGCCACCGACGGGCGACTGACGGCGTCCGTCTGGGCGTGCGGAATTCCGATCCCCATGCCGACGCCGGTCGTGGTTTCTTCCTCCCGAGCGAGCAGCGCCTGCAGAGCGGCCTCGCGGTTCTCGACGCGCCCCGCGTCGACGAGCAGGTCCAACAGGTATTCGATGGTGGCTCGTTTGTCGGCGGGCGGCGGATCGAGCGTGATGTGGTCGGTCGGGGCGAGCGTGTCGATTCGGTCTCGGTTGAGTGTATCTGCCATGGTGAGTCTACGGGCTGTGTCCGTACATCGAGCGGCGATTAGCTGATAGTGCTTTGGTCGTCAGTCTGGGGTGCGGTTTGAGCACCCGTCCCGGCCTCGGTATCGACATCAGCGACCGTGCGATCGAAGTCGGGTTTGAGAGCAGTCGCGACGACTGCGGTTACGATCGTTCCGAGCGCGATACAGCCGAGGAAGGCGAACGCGCTGTTCGACAGGAGGAACACGAAGATACCGCCGTGCGGTGCAGGCATCGTGACGCCGATCCACATCGCGGCTGCGGCGGCGGTGGCGCTACCGGCCATACAGCTGGGGATCACGCGCAACGGATCGGCCGCCGCGTAGGGAATCGCCCCCTCCGTGATGAACGACAGACCCAGCGGCAGTGCCGCCTTCGCGTTCTCGTACATCTCGGCGGAGTACTTCTGAGGCGCGATGAAGTTCGACAGCGCCAGCCCCAGCGGCGGCGTCATGCCGGCGATCATCACCGCGGCCATCGGGCCGTAGATCTGCTCTCCGACCAGCGCGACGGCGAAGACGTAGGCGACCTTGTTGACGGGACCGCCCATGTCGAACGCCATCATCGCGCCCAGAACCAGGCCGAGCACGATCGCGTTCGTCCCCTCCATCCCCTCGAGGAACGTCGTCAACGCGTCGTCGACGATCGCGATCGGGACGCCCAGTCCGAGGATGACGAGCGGGGCGAGTAGCGCCGTGGTGAACACCGGAATGATTAGCACCGGCATCATCGGGTCGATAAAGGACGGCACTGCCCACTGTTTCATCCAGCGAGCGACGTAGCCGGCGAGGAGACCAGCCACTAACGCACCGAGAAACCCGGCAACGGCCCCGTCGGCCGTGAACCCGACGATGGTGCCCGCAGCTTCGATGATTTGCTCTTGCTGGATCGCCCACGAGAGGATGAAACCCGGCGCGAGTCCGGGCCTGTCCGCGATAGCGTACGCGATGTACGCCCCCAGAATCGGAACCATGATCGTCAGACCGAGCACGCCGATCTCGGCCAGATACCACGCGAGCGTTCCGTTCTCTTCGAAGACCGTCTCGGTGTTGCCGGCGGTGAACGGGAGCTCAGCGATCATGAACGCCACTGCGAGGAAGATACCCCCGATGGTGACGAAGGGGATCATGAACGATACGCCCGTCATTACGTCCTCCTTCACGGAGGTGACGTGGGATCGAAGCGCATCCTCGGCTTTGTCTGTACCTACCATACAGGGAATTCCAACCTATTATTCAAAAGGATTTTCGAATGCGATTGTTTCTGACTTACTATAACGAAATGAATATTCGAGCGGACAGCGGAACGCGAAACGGGGCAAACTGTACGGGCGTAGTAACGCGGATGGTCGGTTCATCCCGGTTTTATATAATACTCGCAACATAGCTCGAGCCGAAACGACGGCTCCGACGGGTGACGGAACGAACACATTCAGTCACCGGTAGTGTGAGACGAGCTATCGCGTCGAGAGAGAGAGACGCGATCGATCGCGTTCGTCATATCGCCGAACGGCGGGACATCAGTTCCCGGTACCGAGACGACACAGGAGGCGACGGCAACACCGGTCCGAAGTGCCTCTTCGTCCGTCGCGCCCCGGTCCAGCGCGGAGAGAACCCCCGCAAGCATCGAGTCGCCGGCGCCGACCGTGTCGACGACGTCGGCGTCCAGCGCCGTCGCGTGCAGGCGTTCGTCCGGCGTCGCCATGATCGCACCGTCGGCACCGAGCGACGCGATGACTCGGTCGTAGCCCCGCTGGCGGAGGTGTTCGATCGCATCGTAACAGTCCGCTCTAGATTCGACCCGTCGGCCCGTCGCCGCAGCGAGTTCCTCGCGGTTGGGCTTGCAGAGCGCGTAGGAAGCGTCCAATTCGCGGAGAATGTCCCCACCGACGTCGACGGCGGTCGGGCAGTCGCTCTCGCGGGCGATTCGGTCGATGGCGTCCGGTTCCAGACCCGGCGGGAGGCTGCCACCGACGACGACGGTATCGGGATCGTGACGGTCGATACTGCGGAGGAGGCCGTCGATCGCACTCGAGTCGACCGTCGGACCGTTGTGATTGATCTTGTATTCGGCCTCGTCGGTCAGGATCGTCGTATTGAGCCGCGTCCGCCCCTCGATCTCGACGAAGTCGCTGGGAATTCCGTCGTCGCTCAAGCTGTCGCGAACGAACCGACCCAGAAAGTCACCGACGACGCCGGTCGCGACCGTTTCCGTGTCGAGTTCGACGAGATACTGTGAGACGTTGATTCCCTTCCCCCCGGGGTCGACGTGCGCGGTGTCGGTCCTCGCGACCGTATCGGGGGCAGGGAGTTCGTCGACCGTCAGCGTGTGGTCGACAGCGGGATTGAGTGTGACTGTCAGAATCACCCCTCGGCCACCTCGACGAGCTCTACACCGGCGTTTTCGAACGGTTCACGCTGCTCGTCCGACAGCGTCGTATCGGTAACGAATACGTCCAGATCCCCGAAATCGGCGAATTTCACGAAGCTCTGTTTTCCCAGCTTGGAACCGTCGGAGACGAGCACGACGCGACCCGCGTTCTCGATCATGAGCGATTTGAGTCGCGCTTCGTCCTCGTTCGGTGTCATCAGCCCTTCGGACGGTTCGATGGCGTTCGTACCCAAAAACAGGAGATCGAAGTTCGTTCGCTCCATGAACCGCTCCGCGCTCGGCCCGGTGAGCGCGCGAGTCTCGTGACGGAGCGAGCCGCCGGTGAGCTTCACGTCGTCGTTCCGTTTCCCCAGTTCGATCGCCAGGATCGGCGAATTCGTGACTGCGAGGAACGGCAGATCCGTCGGGACGTTCTTGGCGACCTGCATCGTCGTCGATCCCGAATCGAAGAAGACGACCTGGTTCTCGGTCATCTCCTCGACCGCGCGTTCGCCGATCGCCATCTTGCCGTCGAGGTTCTGTACCTCCTTCTGGCCGTAGGTCTGTTCTTCGCCGACGGTCGTGGCCGGCACCGCGCCGCCGTGGGACCGTTCGATCAACTGCTGGTCCGCCAGGTCGGTGAGATCGCGACGGATCGTCGCCTTCGAACAGTCCATCTCCTCGGCGAGTTCGGCGACGGAACATTCGCCGCGCTCGGAGACTAGCTCGACGATTTCGCGCTTTCTCATTGCCGGTAGCATAGGTGTTCGTTCACGAGCGGATAGTACGGTCGCGTTCATATTTCTATCTGAATGTGATCGTTTTTGACCGCCCCTGGTGCACCGATTGGCAGCGACGATGTCGACGGCACCGTGGGCGAAATCGAACCGCAACCGACCGCTCGAGCCGCCCGATGGATCGCGCGTATAGACACCGTCTCAACCGTCAAGCACCTCGTCTGCGGTTGCACCGTCGAAGACGACCGCCTCGAGTGCGTCCAGAACGCGCTCGGGTTCGTCGCGCTGCCAGACGTTTCGACCGACCGCGAGGCCGCACACACCCGCATTCATCGCCGTCTCTACCAGAGAGAGGAACGCGCGATCGTCGGTTTTGGAGCCGCCGCTCAAGACGACGTTTACGTCGCCCGCCGCGTCCACCGCGTCGGCCATCGCGTCGCCGCTGCGCGGATACTTCACCTTCGCGATATCCGCACCGAGCTCGAGCGCGATTCGGGTCGCGTAGGCGATGACGTCCGGCTTGCGCTGCTCTTTCAGCGCCTGTCCGCGCGGATACGACCACATCGCCACCGGCAGGTCGTGTTCGCGAGCGGTCTCCTGTACCGACCGGAACTCCTCGAACATCTCCGGTTCGCGATTCGTCCCCGGGTACACCGTGTATCCCACGGCGTCAGCACCGAGCTCGAGCGCGTACTCCACCGAGCACGTCTGCGGCGAGTACGGCTCGCCCATCCAGAGACTGCTCGTGCCGTTGAGCTTCGCGATCAGGTTCACGTCGTCGGCGTAGGAGGGATAGTACGTCTCCGCAAGTCCCTTCTGGACGGCGAATCCGGTCACTGCGTCGTGCGTCGCCATCTCGAAGATCCTCTCCGGATCGAGCCGCTCGGGGACGTCCGCGAATGCGGTCGGCCCGTGTTCGAGTCCGTGATCGTGCGCGAGGATGATCGACTTCCCGTCCTGTACGATCGGCGTCTCGTCGAGTGGATGCATTCAATCTCGATCAGTACCAAATACAGTTAGCGACTAAACGTTACTGTACACGATTTATCTCTACTGTTTTGGTACGAAATATATGCGAGCGAGCACAACAGACGACTCGAGCGATCGGCCGTCTCGCGAGTTACTCGGTATCGGCTTCAGGAAGGACGACTTCGACGACGTCTCCGGCGTCGACATCGGCCCGTTCCAGGAGGCGGAGAAACTGCTCGCCGTCGCCGTCGGTGAGCACTCGAGCCGGGACGGTCTCCGTGGAGCGATCGAGTTTCGACTCGATCGCCTCGAGCCGCTCGAGGAGTTCGACCTCGATCGAATCGTCGTCCGCCCGTTCACGGGATCGATCCGTCCCGGTCTCGGTCACCGTCGCATCGTCGGTCGGAACCGAGTCGGCGTACGGATCGGTCGGCGCTCGAGCGAAGGCGTTCTCGAGCGCCTCGATATCGACGCCTTCTGCCTCGAGATCGACCGAATCCCGCCGAACGGACGGCACCGTTCCATCGGAAGCGAACGATTGGCGTTGCACGGTC is a window of Natrinema salaciae DNA encoding:
- a CDS encoding aminotransferase class I/II-fold pyridoxal phosphate-dependent enzyme; amino-acid sequence: MELPPFELERWLDEYEPDADLMLAESGVRSLPADRFDLDVGELGYVIPTDGSPEFRAEIAARYDRDVEEVVLTCGTQEADYLTFMALLGDGDHSVVVSPTYQSLASVPAAIGEVTEVRTEPPDWDLPVDAVAEAMRPDTRVVVLANPSNPTGKYLGPETLRALYDLVDAHDAFLLVDEVYRMLADDPHAPAASLGPRAISTAGVSKSYGLAGARLGWVVADTKLADTVRKWKDYTTISPPILGQHIARQALGGQEAAILEANRTHARANRERVAEFVGRYDLDWFEPTGVNGFPTVPDGFEHGTAFCRSLFDAESVVLAPGDVFGYPNRFRIGFGLHADELEAGLERIGRHIETRR
- a CDS encoding PadR family transcriptional regulator translates to MDDLTGFQRDLLYVIAGADQPSGQDVKGEIEQYYSNDINHGRLYPNLDTVVEKDLIEKGQLDRRTNYYAITDDGERAIADRREWESQYVDE
- a CDS encoding class 1 fructose-bisphosphatase is translated as MTGRSSIVDALVTVTPAVREELRTASKTGTTATENPSGDAQSAADLAIDRRFRDRIASLDAVGAVASEERETIETVGDGYSVAVDPLDGSSNLRSNNVVGTVVGVYDAPLPASGRDLVASAFLLYGPLTTMTAAVDGEVTRYTIDDGEIVDAVPVTFPDEDHICGFAGATNEWPDPIKAFWEGLNAEYKLRYTGAMVGDVDHLLVDGGLLGYPERSSSPNGDLRLQYEANPIAHLVETAGGRASTGRGSLLDVPPDDLHQHVPAYFGSTALIDRVEDRV
- a CDS encoding PTS fructose transporter subunit IIB codes for the protein MKLVAVTSCPTGIAHSQMAAENLETTAEAAGHDIEVEVQGAMGAENELSDSDIAAADAVIIAADTSVSRGRFEEKPLVKGTVKDAVNDPEGLIDTAAQRADAGETGVTGASDGARAETAASHTRESESDSDTDSANEAHPEQLGGDPSKGLFARLKRLFS
- the ptsP gene encoding phosphoenolpyruvate--protein phosphotransferase, with the protein product MSQRTLTGTGATPRSSVGTAVWYSQNAELPDPDDVDVDPATERDRFEAARDTARSELESEREQTAERVGEQEAAVFDAHLQFLDDPQIGDGAESAIADGLPAEHAVHRAFADPIEQFEGMEGRMAERADDLRDIRDRLIRLLTGGDRTDLGNLPAGAVILAERLTPSDTARLDPDRVAGFVTVTGGRTSHAAIFARSLALPAVVGVGDELRDIDDGATVAVDGETGEVVVDPSDERREAAAAAREVEIRDAPVATADGAEIEVAANVGQPAELEAAKDRGADGIGLYRTEFLFLGREAPPDEDEQYETYLEALGAFPDGRVIVRTLDVGGDKPIPYLDVPEEDNPFLGERGIRRSLGPDSELFETQVRALLRAAADGDGRLSVMFPLVTTVAELDAAIKTVDAVADALAADGIDYAIPELGVMIETPGAVFVASELAERVDFFSVGTNDLTQYVMAAARENETVSAIRDPRQPSVLRAIDRAVEAAHENDAWIGMCGEMAGDPELTELLVGLGLDELSMSAVTVPEVKAAVQSVDADEAVAHASRALEATTSDQVRERIRSRDS
- a CDS encoding HPr family phosphocarrier protein, yielding MSSERTVTVVPEAGLHARPAATFVEAVTDHESTVRIGRADDEELTPAGSMIAVTSLGVESGAEVRIVADGPDEEATLDALERVLTTPEDELADVNT
- a CDS encoding PTS sugar transporter subunit IIA, with translation MADTLNRDRIDTLAPTDHITLDPPPADKRATIEYLLDLLVDAGRVENREAALQALLAREEETTTGVGMGIGIPHAQTDAVSRPSVAFTRSDEGVDFGAMDDEPARLVFMILVPESGADDHLAILSTLSRALMHDEVRDDLSAAETPDDVQAVLKEAVA
- a CDS encoding PTS fructose transporter subunit IIC, which encodes MVGTDKAEDALRSHVTSVKEDVMTGVSFMIPFVTIGGIFLAVAFMIAELPFTAGNTETVFEENGTLAWYLAEIGVLGLTIMVPILGAYIAYAIADRPGLAPGFILSWAIQQEQIIEAAGTIVGFTADGAVAGFLGALVAGLLAGYVARWMKQWAVPSFIDPMMPVLIIPVFTTALLAPLVILGLGVPIAIVDDALTTFLEGMEGTNAIVLGLVLGAMMAFDMGGPVNKVAYVFAVALVGEQIYGPMAAVMIAGMTPPLGLALSNFIAPQKYSAEMYENAKAALPLGLSFITEGAIPYAAADPLRVIPSCMAGSATAAAAAMWIGVTMPAPHGGIFVFLLSNSAFAFLGCIALGTIVTAVVATALKPDFDRTVADVDTEAGTGAQTAPQTDDQSTIS
- the pfkB gene encoding 1-phosphofructokinase → MILTVTLNPAVDHTLTVDELPAPDTVARTDTAHVDPGGKGINVSQYLVELDTETVATGVVGDFLGRFVRDSLSDDGIPSDFVEIEGRTRLNTTILTDEAEYKINHNGPTVDSSAIDGLLRSIDRHDPDTVVVGGSLPPGLEPDAIDRIARESDCPTAVDVGGDILRELDASYALCKPNREELAAATGRRVESRADCYDAIEHLRQRGYDRVIASLGADGAIMATPDERLHATALDADVVDTVGAGDSMLAGVLSALDRGATDEEALRTGVAVASCVVSVPGTDVPPFGDMTNAIDRVSLSRRDSSSHTTGD
- the glpR gene encoding HTH-type transcriptional regulator GlpR codes for the protein MLPAMRKREIVELVSERGECSVAELAEEMDCSKATIRRDLTDLADQQLIERSHGGAVPATTVGEEQTYGQKEVQNLDGKMAIGERAVEEMTENQVVFFDSGSTTMQVAKNVPTDLPFLAVTNSPILAIELGKRNDDVKLTGGSLRHETRALTGPSAERFMERTNFDLLFLGTNAIEPSEGLMTPNEDEARLKSLMIENAGRVVLVSDGSKLGKQSFVKFADFGDLDVFVTDTTLSDEQREPFENAGVELVEVAEG
- a CDS encoding class I fructose-bisphosphate aldolase gives rise to the protein MHPLDETPIVQDGKSIILAHDHGLEHGPTAFADVPERLDPERIFEMATHDAVTGFAVQKGLAETYYPSYADDVNLIAKLNGTSSLWMGEPYSPQTCSVEYALELGADAVGYTVYPGTNREPEMFEEFRSVQETAREHDLPVAMWSYPRGQALKEQRKPDVIAYATRIALELGADIAKVKYPRSGDAMADAVDAAGDVNVVLSGGSKTDDRAFLSLVETAMNAGVCGLAVGRNVWQRDEPERVLDALEAVVFDGATADEVLDG